The Streptomyces sp. NBC_00440 genome contains a region encoding:
- a CDS encoding 1-aminocyclopropane-1-carboxylate deaminase/D-cysteine desulfhydrase: MPPGDPGHDRLRPLLPSPLEPLDDERFARHGVQLLLKRDDLIHPDLPGNKWRKLAPNLTAAAGRTVLTFGGAYSNHLRATAAAGRLLGFPTVGVVRGDELAHRPLNPSLAQCAADGMRLHFVDRTAYRAKAVPAGLDTTGMYVIPEGGSNTAAVHGCGALGRELHGLADTVAVAVGTGGTLAGLAAGLTADQRAIGFPVLKGGFLPTEVATLQQATFGARTGDWRLDDRFHFGGYARTPPELEAFAIGFEERHGVPVERVYVAKMLYGLTELAADGAFPPGTRVAAVITGQPVSSSR; the protein is encoded by the coding sequence ATGCCCCCTGGAGACCCCGGCCACGACCGGCTGCGACCGCTGCTGCCGTCGCCGCTGGAGCCGCTCGACGACGAGCGCTTCGCCCGGCACGGCGTACAGCTGCTGCTCAAACGTGACGACCTGATCCACCCCGATCTGCCGGGCAACAAATGGCGGAAACTCGCACCCAATCTGACGGCAGCAGCCGGGCGGACCGTGCTGACGTTCGGTGGCGCGTACTCCAACCATCTGCGGGCCACCGCCGCCGCGGGCCGGCTGCTCGGCTTCCCGACCGTCGGTGTCGTACGCGGGGACGAGCTGGCCCACCGCCCGCTCAACCCGTCCCTCGCGCAGTGCGCGGCCGACGGTATGCGGCTGCACTTCGTGGACCGCACGGCCTACCGGGCCAAGGCGGTCCCGGCCGGTCTCGACACCACCGGGATGTACGTCATACCCGAGGGCGGCAGCAACACCGCGGCTGTGCACGGCTGCGGCGCGCTCGGCCGGGAACTGCACGGGCTCGCCGACACCGTCGCGGTGGCCGTAGGCACGGGCGGCACACTCGCGGGACTGGCGGCCGGCCTCACGGCGGACCAGCGCGCCATCGGTTTCCCCGTCCTGAAGGGCGGCTTCCTCCCCACTGAGGTCGCGACGCTCCAGCAGGCCACTTTCGGGGCCCGGACCGGTGACTGGCGGCTGGACGACCGGTTCCACTTCGGCGGTTACGCCCGCACGCCACCGGAACTCGAAGCCTTCGCCATCGGATTCGAGGAGCGGCACGGAGTCCCCGTCGAGCGGGTCTACGTCGCCAAGATGCTGTACGGGCTGACGGAGCTGGCCGCCGACGGCGCCTTCCCGCCGGGCACCCGGGTGGCCGCCGTCATCACAGGTCAGCCCGTCTCCTCCTCGCGGTAG
- a CDS encoding globin domain-containing protein translates to MLSEPSTATVRATLPAVGAAIGDIADLFYRKLFDAHPELLRDLFNRGNQASGAQRQALAGSIAAFATQLVEHPDTRPDVMLGRIAHKHASLGITPDQYGVVHTHLFAAVAEVLGDAVTPEVAAAWDEVYWLMANALIALEARLYAEREAVAGDVWREWDVVSRTEETADTATFRLRPADGSPAPGFRPGQYVSVQARLPDGARQIRQYSLSGAPGGQLHSITVKRVSDDASPDGASPHSRSASPDGEVSHHLHAHVRTGDRLRVSLPYGDLVIGPDAADAPLVLASAGIGCTPMLAMLEHLAGAGHPAPVTVVHGDRTPADHALRAEHALLAEKLPDAAAHFWYEHPGPEHPADRTGLVDLSGLPFAPGTHAYLCGPLPFMRSVRAQLLAGGVRAADIHYEVFGPDLWLAAS, encoded by the coding sequence ATGCTCAGCGAGCCGTCGACCGCCACCGTCCGAGCCACTCTCCCCGCCGTCGGCGCGGCCATCGGGGACATCGCCGATCTCTTCTACCGCAAGCTGTTCGACGCCCACCCGGAGCTGCTGCGCGACCTCTTCAACCGTGGCAACCAGGCATCCGGCGCCCAGCGGCAGGCACTCGCCGGCTCCATCGCCGCCTTCGCCACCCAGCTGGTGGAGCACCCGGACACCCGCCCCGACGTCATGCTCGGCCGTATCGCCCACAAGCACGCCTCACTCGGGATCACCCCCGACCAGTACGGCGTCGTGCACACCCATCTCTTCGCCGCCGTCGCCGAGGTGCTGGGCGACGCGGTCACCCCGGAGGTCGCCGCCGCCTGGGACGAGGTCTACTGGCTGATGGCCAACGCCCTGATCGCCCTGGAGGCCCGGCTCTACGCGGAGCGGGAGGCCGTCGCGGGCGACGTCTGGCGCGAGTGGGACGTGGTGTCCAGGACCGAGGAGACCGCCGACACCGCCACCTTCCGGCTCCGCCCCGCCGACGGCTCGCCCGCCCCCGGCTTCCGGCCCGGCCAGTACGTCTCCGTCCAGGCCCGGCTCCCCGACGGGGCCCGCCAGATCCGCCAGTACAGCCTCTCCGGCGCCCCCGGCGGACAGCTCCACTCGATCACCGTGAAGCGCGTGAGCGACGACGCTTCCCCGGACGGCGCTTCTCCCCACAGCCGCAGCGCTTCCCCGGACGGCGAGGTCTCGCACCACCTCCACGCACACGTGCGGACCGGCGACCGGCTCCGGGTCTCCCTCCCGTACGGCGACCTCGTCATCGGCCCGGACGCGGCGGACGCCCCGCTCGTGCTCGCATCGGCCGGAATCGGCTGCACCCCGATGCTGGCGATGCTGGAACACCTCGCGGGCGCCGGACACCCCGCCCCGGTCACCGTCGTGCACGGCGACCGCACCCCGGCGGACCACGCCCTGCGCGCCGAACACGCCCTCCTCGCCGAGAAGCTGCCGGACGCCGCCGCGCACTTCTGGTATGAGCACCCCGGGCCGGAGCACCCGGCCGACCGCACCGGTCTGGTCGATCTGAGCGGCCTCCCCTTCGCGCCCGGGACCCACGCGTACCTCTGCGGGCCGCTGCCCTTCATGCGCTCCGTGCGGGCCCAGCTGCTGGCCGGCGGCGTGCGGGCCGCCGACATCCACTACGAGGTGTTCGGCCCGGACCTCTGGCTCGCCGCGAGCTGA
- a CDS encoding RrF2 family transcriptional regulator → MRLTRFTDVALRVLMRLAVTEDGEAPATREVAAAMRVPYSHTAKIVARLQHLGLVEARRGRGGGLSLTGTGRSASIGGLVRELEGPGDVVECEGATPCPLRSACLLRGALSRAQEAFYASLDPLTVTDLVASPTGPLLIGIGSRPDDG, encoded by the coding sequence ATGCGGCTGACCAGATTCACCGACGTGGCACTGCGCGTACTGATGCGCCTCGCCGTCACGGAGGACGGCGAGGCGCCGGCGACCCGGGAGGTCGCGGCGGCCATGCGCGTGCCGTACAGCCACACCGCGAAGATCGTCGCCCGCCTCCAGCACCTCGGCCTGGTCGAGGCGCGCCGGGGTCGCGGCGGCGGCCTCAGTCTCACCGGAACAGGCCGCTCCGCCTCCATCGGCGGGCTGGTCCGTGAACTCGAAGGACCCGGCGACGTCGTGGAGTGCGAGGGTGCCACCCCGTGCCCGCTCCGTTCGGCCTGCCTGCTGCGGGGCGCTCTGAGCCGGGCACAGGAGGCGTTCTACGCGTCACTGGACCCGCTGACCGTGACCGACCTGGTCGCCTCCCCCACCGGACCGCTGCTGATCGGTATCGGCAGCCGCCCCGACGACGGCTGA
- a CDS encoding family 2B encapsulin nanocompartment shell protein, producing the protein MSVGEEVRDTQAPPQQSLGTAAARNLATTTKSAPQMQEITSRWLLKMLPWVQVQGGTYRVNRRLSYSVGDGRVTFVQTGDRVQVIPAELGELPALRDYADEAALAELAQRCTQREFAEGDVLAAEGDTADRVFLLAHGRVQKVGTGPYGEETVLGSLADGAYFGDQALLDEDATWDYTARADTACVALELTRADVLNLAERADSLRDHLAGLASLPAQRTNSYGEAAIDLSADHRGEAVLPHTYVDYEGAPREYELSVAQTVLKVHSRVADLYNQPMNQTEHQLRLTVEALRERQEHELVNNREFGLLNNCDYGQRIQPHDGVPSPDDMDELLSRRRGSKLFLAHPKAIAAFGRECNKRGLVPESVDMGGHQVPAWRGVPIFPCNKIPVSDARTTSIICMRTGESEQGVIGLQQSGIPDEIEPSLSVRFMGIDEKAIISYLVTAYYSAAVLVPDALGVLENVEVSRWR; encoded by the coding sequence ATGTCCGTTGGTGAAGAGGTTCGCGACACGCAGGCACCGCCGCAGCAGAGTCTGGGCACGGCAGCTGCGCGGAACCTCGCAACGACCACCAAGTCCGCGCCGCAGATGCAGGAGATCACCTCACGGTGGCTGCTGAAGATGCTCCCGTGGGTCCAGGTCCAGGGTGGTACGTACCGGGTGAACCGGCGGCTGAGCTACTCGGTCGGTGACGGCCGCGTGACGTTCGTGCAGACCGGCGACCGTGTCCAGGTCATCCCGGCCGAGCTCGGTGAGCTGCCCGCCCTGCGGGACTACGCGGACGAGGCGGCCCTGGCCGAGCTGGCGCAGCGCTGCACTCAGCGGGAGTTCGCGGAGGGCGATGTGCTGGCCGCCGAGGGCGACACGGCGGACCGGGTGTTCCTGCTGGCCCACGGCCGGGTCCAGAAGGTCGGCACGGGGCCCTACGGGGAGGAGACCGTCCTCGGTTCGCTGGCCGACGGTGCGTACTTCGGCGACCAGGCGCTGCTGGACGAGGATGCGACCTGGGACTACACGGCCCGCGCCGACACCGCGTGCGTCGCACTTGAACTGACCAGGGCGGACGTGCTGAACCTCGCGGAGCGCGCCGACTCGCTGCGCGACCATCTCGCCGGGCTGGCCTCGCTGCCCGCACAGCGCACCAACAGCTACGGCGAAGCGGCGATCGACCTCTCCGCGGACCACCGCGGTGAGGCGGTCCTCCCGCACACGTACGTCGACTACGAGGGCGCGCCCCGCGAGTACGAACTGAGCGTCGCCCAGACCGTGCTGAAGGTCCACAGCAGGGTCGCCGACCTCTACAACCAGCCGATGAACCAGACCGAGCACCAGTTGCGGCTCACCGTCGAGGCGCTGCGGGAGCGCCAGGAGCACGAGCTCGTCAACAACCGCGAGTTCGGCCTGCTCAACAACTGCGACTACGGCCAGCGGATCCAGCCGCACGACGGAGTGCCCAGCCCGGACGACATGGACGAACTCCTCTCGCGCCGACGCGGATCGAAGCTCTTCCTCGCCCACCCGAAGGCCATCGCCGCGTTCGGCCGCGAGTGCAACAAGCGCGGCCTCGTACCGGAGAGCGTCGACATGGGGGGCCACCAGGTGCCCGCCTGGCGCGGGGTGCCGATCTTCCCGTGCAACAAGATCCCGGTCAGCGACGCCCGCACCACATCGATCATCTGCATGAGGACCGGCGAGTCCGAACAGGGCGTCATCGGACTCCAGCAGAGCGGCATCCCCGACGAGATCGAGCCGAGCCTGTCGGTCCGCTTCATGGGCATCGACGAGAAGGCGATCATCTCCTACCTGGTGACGGCCTACTACTCCGCTGCCGTGCTGGTACCCGACGCCCTGGGAGTGCTGGAGAACGTCGAAGTCAGCCGCTGGCGGTGA
- a CDS encoding family 2 encapsulin nanocompartment cargo protein polyprenyl transferase produces MTMTRTDAATGGHEAAALLEHTRTVVDPELRSALESLPGPMRNIGMYHFGWEQSDGSPAAGQAGKAIRPALVLAAVQALNGDIPQAVRAATAVELVHNFTLLHDDVIDRDATRRHRATAWTVFGIPDAVIAGDAMQALALRLLAEDPHPAAKAASGRLTACVIELCAGQQADCAFETRAEVTLDECLSMAEAKTGALLGCACAMGALYAGAGPEAAAAMDAFGREAGLAFQLIDDLIGIWGEPSHTGKPAGADLAAHKKSLPVVAALSSGTAAAAELAELYGGPLDADGIRRAADAVDRAGGRDWAQTEAADRMARAVGHLSRAVPDLAAAGGLLSLAEYVTRRSR; encoded by the coding sequence ATGACCATGACCAGAACGGACGCTGCGACCGGAGGGCATGAGGCCGCAGCGCTCCTGGAACACACCCGCACCGTCGTCGACCCGGAACTCCGCTCGGCGCTGGAGTCCCTGCCCGGCCCCATGCGGAACATCGGGATGTACCACTTCGGTTGGGAGCAGTCGGACGGCTCGCCGGCCGCGGGGCAGGCGGGCAAGGCGATCCGACCCGCGCTCGTCCTGGCCGCTGTCCAGGCGCTGAACGGAGACATCCCGCAGGCGGTACGGGCGGCCACCGCCGTGGAGCTGGTGCACAACTTCACCCTGCTGCACGACGACGTCATCGACCGGGATGCCACCCGGAGGCATAGGGCGACCGCCTGGACCGTCTTCGGCATACCCGACGCGGTCATAGCTGGGGACGCGATGCAGGCACTGGCCCTGCGGTTGCTCGCGGAGGACCCGCACCCCGCGGCGAAGGCGGCCAGCGGCCGGCTCACGGCCTGCGTCATCGAGCTCTGCGCGGGACAGCAGGCGGACTGCGCCTTCGAGACCCGTGCGGAGGTCACCCTGGACGAATGCCTGAGCATGGCCGAGGCCAAGACCGGGGCACTGCTCGGCTGCGCCTGCGCGATGGGTGCGCTCTACGCGGGCGCCGGACCCGAAGCAGCGGCGGCGATGGACGCGTTCGGCCGGGAGGCCGGGCTCGCCTTCCAGCTGATCGACGACCTGATCGGCATCTGGGGCGAGCCGTCCCACACCGGCAAGCCGGCCGGTGCGGATCTCGCCGCCCACAAGAAGTCGCTGCCGGTGGTGGCCGCGCTGAGCTCGGGCACCGCGGCGGCGGCGGAGCTGGCTGAGCTGTACGGCGGCCCGCTCGACGCGGACGGCATCAGACGGGCCGCCGACGCCGTCGACCGGGCCGGCGGCCGGGACTGGGCGCAGACCGAGGCGGCCGACCGGATGGCCAGAGCCGTCGGCCATCTCTCCCGCGCGGTTCCCGATCTCGCGGCGGCGGGAGGCCTGCTCTCCCTCGCGGAGTATGTGACGCGGCGCAGCCGCTGA